The Methylocaldum marinum genome includes the window CCCTGCAAGCCGAGCTGGTGCATCGGGAAAAAGCCCAGATTGAAACCGACGAACATCAGCGCGAAACTCCATTTGCCGGCGGTCTCGTTCAGCATGCGCCCGAAGATTTTGGGGAACCAGTAGTAGATCGCGCCGAACACCGGGAACACCGCCCCGCCGATCAAGACATAATGGAAGTGCGCGACCAGGAAATAGGTGTCGTGGACCTGCGTATCGAACGGTACCGAGGCCACCATCACGCCGGTCAGTCCGCCGAGCACGAAGATGAAGAAGAAACCCAGCACGAACAATAGCGGTGTCGCGATCCGCAGCTTCGCTCCCCATAGCGTCGCGATCCAACAGAATATCTGCACGCCGCTCGGCACGGCGATCATTACGCTCGCGGCCGTGAAGAAGCTCACGCCCAGCGCCGGAAGGCCGGTCGTGAACATGTGGTGCACCCACAGCCCGAAAGCGACGAAACCGATGGACACCACCGAGAGGACCATGGCGGTATAGCCGAAGATCGGCCGCCGCGCGAAGGTCACGACGATGGAGGAGATGACGCCGAGCGCCGGCACCAGGATGATGTAGACCTCCGGGTGGCCGAAGAACCAGAAGAGATGCTGCCAGAGCAGCGGCTCGCCCCCTCCTGAAGGCATGAAAAAATGGGTGCTCACAGTGCGGTCCAAGGCCAGCATGACGCTGCCCACCATCAAGGGCGGCATCGCGAACACGATCATGAACATGGTCACCAGCATGGCCCATACGAACAAGGGCATCCGGTTGAGCGACATGCCCGGTGCGCGCTGCTTGAATACGGTGACGATCAGTTCCACCGCCGCCACCAGCGCGGAGATTTCGATGAACGTGATCATCGTCGCCCAGAAGTCCAGACCGAGTCCGGGCGAATATTGGGGCAAGGTCAGCGGCACGTAGGCGAACCAGCCGCCGTCCGGCGCATGGCCCAGAAAGCCCGCGGCGTAGAGCGTCACTCCGGCGATCAGGTAGACGTAATAGCCGAAAGCGTTCAGGCGGGGAAAAGCCATGTCGCGGGTCCCGATCATGAGCGGCACGACGTAGATACCCAGTCCTTCCATCATGGGCACGGCGAAGAAAAACATCATGCTCGAGCCGTGCATGGTGAAAAGCTGGTTGAAGTGATCGGGCGTGAGAAACGAGTTTTCCGGCACCGCGAGCTGGGTTCTCAGAAGCAGCGCTTCGATTCCCGCCATCAGGAAAAAAATGAAGGAAGTCACGATGAAGCGCGTGCCGATGATGCGGTGGTTCACCTGGGTGAACCAGCCGACGAAGCCCGACGCGGAATACCAGGTCCGGTCGAGTTCCTGCGCCTTGCGAGACATCGCCGGTCGCTCCGACGCCTGTTCCGTGACTCCCGGCCGGTCCGTTTCAGTCCTGGTGGTCATGGGCACGCCCATTTCGTCTTGTCGCGAACATAGAGCCTGTCCCGAGGCTGTCGGGAAAGGATTCCCGACCTGCTTCGGGCGCAAGCGGGTAGACCGGAACAAGCGCCAAGCTTCGTAGGCCGGCAATCCCTTGTCGGCGGCCGCGTGTGAAATCCGCGTTTCATCTCAGGCTCTCCAGATAACTCAACAAGGGATGCAGGCTGTCGGCGTCGAAATTGATGGGAGGCATCCTGTTTCCCGGCTTGATATGCTGGGGATCGAGAATCCAGCCGGCCAGATTACCCCGGTTGTTGGGCAGGATGCCCGCCGCCAGTGTTCTCCGGCTGGCCAAATGGGTCAGATCCGGCGCGACTTGACCGCGGGCGGCGGTGCCGCGGATTGCGTGACACATCGTACAGGCCGATGAGAGAAAGACCTGCTGTCCCCTCGCGACGACCGGATCCAAGGGTTCGATCGCCGGCCCGCTTTCCCGCGCCAGCCAGTTCGAAAAGATCTCGGGCGGCTCGGCCACCACCCAAAACGCCATGTTCGTATGCTGTACGCCGCAGAACTCCGCGCATTGGCCTCGAAACGCCCCGGCACGGTCGGCGGTGAGCCAGGCGGTATTGGTCTGGCCCGGTATCAGGTCCACCTTGCCGGCAAGATTGGGGACCCAGAAACTGTGGATGACATCCCTTGACCTGAGCAAAAATTTCACCGGCCGTCCGACCGGGATATGGATTTCGTTGGCGGTGACCGCGACCGCTCTATTCCCTTTGTCAAGGTAACGGATCTCCCACCACCAGCGGCGTCCGATCACCTCCACGGTCAGCGCGTCGTCCGGCGGACCGGACGCCAGTTTGCCGTGGATGGTCACGCTGGAAATCAAAACCATCGGGAGTACGATAGCCGGCAGGGTCACGCCGCCGGCCAGCACCAGATTGCGGCTCTGGCGCCGATTCAGGGGCGCTTCCCCGCGTCGGCCCCGCGAGCGCCAAACGCCCGTCAGAAGCGCGACCATGACCGCCAGCAGAATCAGCGTGGCCACGATACACATGGCCCACCAGAGGTCGGCCAGCATTCGCGCCTGTGGGCTGACCGGATTGGTGGCATCCTGAACCCCGGAACAGCCGCCGAACAGCAAGACGAAAATCGGAAGGACGACCCGCTTCATCCGGCATCGTGCTCCCCCGCTCCGGCTCGGATTCCATGCGCCTTTGTTCATCGTTCCTGCTCGCCGGGAGATTTCCCGTTTTCGTCCTCCGACTCGCGACGGCGCGGCTCCGGGGTGCCGGCCGGTGCATACTCGGGCTGCAGGGTACGGATATAGGCGATGAGTTGCCAGATCTGCACGTCGGTAATCCGCCCGCCGTAAGCCGGCATGCCGTTTGGCCGGCCCTCGACGATGCTGGCGAACAGGTTGTCGTCGTGCCGGCCGTAGATCCACTCATCATCCATGAGCGGCGGCCCGATTCCACCGCCGCCACCGGCATGACAGCCGGAGCAGTTGAACCAGTTCCAAAGCTCTTCGCCGTCGGCGATGGCCTGGCGGTCTCCGGCGAAGGGATTTCGGGACCGCGGCAGCTCCGGCATCTCGGGGCCGGGCCGCAAATCGACCATGGGCGCGCCGGTAGGCGTTTGTCCCGCCGGCGGAGCCTGCCGAAATTCGCCTAGGCCCCGTTCTTCCCGGCAGCCGCCAAAAACGCCAAGCTCGAGAACGCTCGCGAGAACGAACGCCGCCAGAGGCGATTTTCGGGGACGATGTCGGTCATTCATGCAGGGCGACACGTTTCGTTCCTTCGATGCAAAGTGTTCCGTACCTCTGAACGTCGCACCCGTTACGTGTTGCGATGCTCCCGCTTCATGAATCGCCGTGAAACGACGAGACTAAGAGCCCATCTCAGTACGTTCCACCCTTCGACAGGCTCAGGGCGAACGGTTTACCGAGATGGGCTCTCAATGTCCATATCCAATAGTTTCGATTGGACAATCATTGGTTCTATCCGGAACTACGCAACAGTTCGTACCGGTGCCAACCGGCCTCATTGGCAAGCCGGCATGTCAAACGGCACTTCGTGCGGAGCTCTCATGCGCCGACCGAGAGAGCAGCGCTCCCGACGAAGGCTGCGCGCAATGCGTCTTCGACTTTCTGGTGAATTCCGCCGAAGCTCCCATTACTCATGAAAACCACGTGATCTCCGGGGCGAGTGTCCTTGGTCAGTCGATCGATAATGGCATCGAGCGATCGGTATACGGCGACACGCTTGGCGCCCCGGATTGCCTGCTCCGCGTCCCAGCCGAGGTCTTCGGGCTGGAATATGATGGACTGATCGGCGGTTTTTAGGGACTCGGCCAACGTGTCCGCATGAACGCCCATGCGCATCGTATTGGACCTGGGTTCCAGAACGGCGATGATGCGTGCGTTATGGACGCGGGCGCGCAGGCCTTCCAGTGTCGTAGCGATGGCCGTGGGGTGATGGGCGAAATCGTCGTAAAGCGTGATCCCGTCGATACATGCCCGTACCTCGAGACGGCGGCGGACGTTCTTGAATGAACTCAGCGCAACCGCGGCTTCTTCGGGGCTGACGCCCGCGTGATGTGCCGCGGCGATAGCGGAAAGCGCGTTCATTACGTTGTGGCGACCCGTCAGGTTCCATTCCACGATCCCGCACGGCCGCCCGCCGTGGTTAAGCCCGAACCGGCTGCCGTCCGGCGCCAGCAGGTCGGCCTGCCATACCGCGTTCTCGGAGCGTTGTTCCAGTATGGTTTTTTCGACCGGTGTCCAGCAGCCCATTTGCAGCACCTCGCCAAGGTTTTCATCCATCTCCGGCGCAATGACGAGACCGTTTCCGGGAATGCTGCGTATCAAATGGTGAAACTGGCGCTGGATAGACGCCAGGTCGGAAAAGATATCGGCGTGGTCGAATTCGAGGTTATTGAGGACGGCTGTGCGTGGACGGTAATGTACGAACTTGGAGCGTTTATCGAAAAATGCCGTGTCGTACTCATCGGCTTCGACGACGAAGAACCGGCCGTCGCCGAGACGTGCCGACAAGCCGAAGTTGAGCGGAACGCCTCCGATCAAAAACCCGGGCTTGAGTCCCGCGCTTTCGAGAATCCACGCAAGCATGCTGGACGTGGTAGTTTTGCCGTGGGTTCCGGCTACCGCCAGCACCCAGGCGCTTTTCAGCACGTAACAGTAAAGCCACTGTGGACCGGAAGTATAAGCCAACCCTCGATTGAGAACCGCTTCAATTTCCGGATTGCCCCGCGATATGGCATTGCCTACAACGACCAGATCGGGAGCCGGCTCCAGATTCGCCGGGCTGTAGCCCTTCATGAGCGCGATGCCTTGCTCCTCGAGTTGGGTGCTCATGGGAGGATAAACGTTTTGATCGGACCCTGTGACGTGATGGCCCATCTGCTTGGCCATGATTGCCAAGCCACCCATAAACGTACCGCAAATGCCCAAAATATGAATGTGCACGATCCTGTCCTCTTGGTTCTTCTGTCCGTTTAGTTATTGAAATCGTTCGGTTTTTTGTCTGCGGAAGATTCGTCATCCGTAGTGCCTGCCGAGACGGGTTTAATCATTGCCGCTTTTTCCAGTATCGCCGCAATCCGCTCATGACCGCTTTTTCTTGCCCTTTCGATAAGGGTAAGCCCGGATTTTTCCTTGGCGAAAACGTCCGCTCCACCGGCGATCAATGCCTTGACGGCTTCCTCGTAACCTTGCGCGGAGGCTTCCGCCAGCGCGGTTACGCCTCTTTGGTCCATCACGTTGGGATCGGCGCCGAAAGCCAACAGCTTTCTGATTACCCGGACATTGCCGGAGAACGCAGCCGCCATCAGCGGGGTGCGGCCGGCGCTGTTCCGGCTGTTGACATCCGCGCCTCGTTCCAGGAGCGAATCCAGTCGTTCGAGCTGCCCGGATGCCGCGGCGGCGAACAAGGCTTGATTCCGATCTTCCGCGAGCGCAGCGATTGCCCAAGCGAACAGTAGGAGAGCGAACAGGGCTTTTTTTAACATAGCGAAATCCGGTTTGATCCGAAAGATGTTGGCGTAATTTCCCGAATCGGGCGAGGTACGCCACCCGTCGCAGCCGCGATCGAACGCGTACACGTTTGCCGAGGGTATTTGAAGGACGCTCTACCGTTTAAACTATCGGCAAAAAACATCTGTCCGTAACCATAGTCCACACCATGAACAACAAATATCGTATCGCTATCGACGCAGTAACCGATTATCTGGAAGCGGAGTCGTCACCGGAATCGAACCGCTACGTATTCGCTTATACCATCACTATCCACAACGCGGGCGACATACCGGCCAAATTGGTGTCCCGCCACTGGATCATCACCGACGCGCACGGAAAGGTACAGGAAGTCCGCGGCGAAGGGGTCGTAGGCGAACAGCCTCATCTTTCTCCGGGCGAATCGTTCCGCTATACCAGTGCCGCTATGATCGAAACGCCGGTAGGCACGATGCACGGCGAATACCAGATGGTTGCCGACGACGGACAGCATTTTGATGCCGAAATACCGTCATTTACCTTGGCGATTCCACGCACCTTGCACTGATCAGATGGCCATATATGCAATAGGCGACGTCCAAGGCTGCTTCGCCGAACTACAGCGCCTTTTGGAGCGGATCCGTTTCGACCCGGCCGCGGACCGGCTCTGGTTCACCGGTGACCTGGTCAACCGCGGCCCGCAGTCGCTGGAGACCTTGCGGTTCATACGATCCCTGGGCGACGGGGCGGTCAGCGTGCTCGGCAATCACGACCTGCATCTTCTCGCGGTGGCGCACGGCGTGTCGTCGACAAAGCGCAAGGATACCTTCGCCGATGTCCTGTGCGCTCCCGACCGGGATATTCTTCTGGCTTGGCTGCGTCATCGCCCGTTGCTGCATCGGGAGAACGGATTTTACCTGATTCACGCCGGCTTGCCGCCACAGTGGAGCGCCGAGGATGCCGAGCGCCATGCCGGGGAGGTGGAGGACTGTCTGCGGGGAGAGGGTTTCGTCGAGCTGTTTCGGCATATGTACGGCGATCAGCCCGATCTCTGGTCGGAAACCTTGCAGGCTTGGGAGCGGCTGCGTTTCATTACCAATTGTTTTACCCGTGTCCGCTACTGCGATCGCTACGGGCACACCGATTT containing:
- the ctaD gene encoding cytochrome c oxidase subunit I, which produces MTTRTETDRPGVTEQASERPAMSRKAQELDRTWYSASGFVGWFTQVNHRIIGTRFIVTSFIFFLMAGIEALLLRTQLAVPENSFLTPDHFNQLFTMHGSSMMFFFAVPMMEGLGIYVVPLMIGTRDMAFPRLNAFGYYVYLIAGVTLYAAGFLGHAPDGGWFAYVPLTLPQYSPGLGLDFWATMITFIEISALVAAVELIVTVFKQRAPGMSLNRMPLFVWAMLVTMFMIVFAMPPLMVGSVMLALDRTVSTHFFMPSGGGEPLLWQHLFWFFGHPEVYIILVPALGVISSIVVTFARRPIFGYTAMVLSVVSIGFVAFGLWVHHMFTTGLPALGVSFFTAASVMIAVPSGVQIFCWIATLWGAKLRIATPLLFVLGFFFIFVLGGLTGVMVASVPFDTQVHDTYFLVAHFHYVLIGGAVFPVFGAIYYWFPKIFGRMLNETAGKWSFALMFVGFNLGFFPMHQLGLQGMPRRVYTYLFDSGWFELSLLATIGAYVFALGVLVTAVDALLSFLRKPDAPDNPWGGDTLEWATRSPPPNYNFEDIPVVRGRWALWERGDEPAGAVTGLHPGRREVLVTTLLDAEPHAVAILPGPTIWPFLAAVAVAAGFLGFIRHPIWFPIGLLLTFVGFVGWLWPRAVGGSAEEQVR
- the coxB gene encoding cytochrome c oxidase subunit II encodes the protein MKRVVLPIFVLLFGGCSGVQDATNPVSPQARMLADLWWAMCIVATLILLAVMVALLTGVWRSRGRRGEAPLNRRQSRNLVLAGGVTLPAIVLPMVLISSVTIHGKLASGPPDDALTVEVIGRRWWWEIRYLDKGNRAVAVTANEIHIPVGRPVKFLLRSRDVIHSFWVPNLAGKVDLIPGQTNTAWLTADRAGAFRGQCAEFCGVQHTNMAFWVVAEPPEIFSNWLARESGPAIEPLDPVVARGQQVFLSSACTMCHAIRGTAARGQVAPDLTHLASRRTLAAGILPNNRGNLAGWILDPQHIKPGNRMPPINFDADSLHPLLSYLESLR
- a CDS encoding c-type cytochrome, with product MNDRHRPRKSPLAAFVLASVLELGVFGGCREERGLGEFRQAPPAGQTPTGAPMVDLRPGPEMPELPRSRNPFAGDRQAIADGEELWNWFNCSGCHAGGGGGIGPPLMDDEWIYGRHDDNLFASIVEGRPNGMPAYGGRITDVQIWQLIAYIRTLQPEYAPAGTPEPRRRESEDENGKSPGEQER
- the mpl gene encoding UDP-N-acetylmuramate:L-alanyl-gamma-D-glutamyl-meso-diaminopimelate ligase; amino-acid sequence: MHIHILGICGTFMGGLAIMAKQMGHHVTGSDQNVYPPMSTQLEEQGIALMKGYSPANLEPAPDLVVVGNAISRGNPEIEAVLNRGLAYTSGPQWLYCYVLKSAWVLAVAGTHGKTTTSSMLAWILESAGLKPGFLIGGVPLNFGLSARLGDGRFFVVEADEYDTAFFDKRSKFVHYRPRTAVLNNLEFDHADIFSDLASIQRQFHHLIRSIPGNGLVIAPEMDENLGEVLQMGCWTPVEKTILEQRSENAVWQADLLAPDGSRFGLNHGGRPCGIVEWNLTGRHNVMNALSAIAAAHHAGVSPEEAAVALSSFKNVRRRLEVRACIDGITLYDDFAHHPTAIATTLEGLRARVHNARIIAVLEPRSNTMRMGVHADTLAESLKTADQSIIFQPEDLGWDAEQAIRGAKRVAVYRSLDAIIDRLTKDTRPGDHVVFMSNGSFGGIHQKVEDALRAAFVGSAALSVGA
- a CDS encoding ankyrin repeat domain-containing protein translates to MLKKALFALLLFAWAIAALAEDRNQALFAAAASGQLERLDSLLERGADVNSRNSAGRTPLMAAAFSGNVRVIRKLLAFGADPNVMDQRGVTALAEASAQGYEEAVKALIAGGADVFAKEKSGLTLIERARKSGHERIAAILEKAAMIKPVSAGTTDDESSADKKPNDFNN
- the apaG gene encoding Co2+/Mg2+ efflux protein ApaG, producing MNNKYRIAIDAVTDYLEAESSPESNRYVFAYTITIHNAGDIPAKLVSRHWIITDAHGKVQEVRGEGVVGEQPHLSPGESFRYTSAAMIETPVGTMHGEYQMVADDGQHFDAEIPSFTLAIPRTLH
- a CDS encoding symmetrical bis(5'-nucleosyl)-tetraphosphatase, with translation MAIYAIGDVQGCFAELQRLLERIRFDPAADRLWFTGDLVNRGPQSLETLRFIRSLGDGAVSVLGNHDLHLLAVAHGVSSTKRKDTFADVLCAPDRDILLAWLRHRPLLHRENGFYLIHAGLPPQWSAEDAERHAGEVEDCLRGEGFVELFRHMYGDQPDLWSETLQAWERLRFITNCFTRVRYCDRYGHTDFKEKGAPGTQPPHLMPWFKVPGRKSTDARFVFGHWSTLGFYAGDGVYSIDTGCLWGGELTALRLDGELRRFFVSCREGGYQEPS